The following proteins come from a genomic window of Lolium rigidum isolate FL_2022 chromosome 5, APGP_CSIRO_Lrig_0.1, whole genome shotgun sequence:
- the LOC124653278 gene encoding protein YABBY 6-like isoform X1, with protein MSAGQIAPADQVCYVHCNFCNTVLAVSVPGNSMLSIVTVRCGHCTNLLSVNLRGVMHSQVPPATQDHHLQENVSRVSINGFMRDQATGVAHSDDHLGGSSSSTNKLRLPMMMFSQQNDLLHEQTLHARPPEKRQRVPSAYNRFIKEEIRRIKANNPDISHREAFSTAAKNWAHYPNIHFGLHPGHDGGSKKLAVDVDAPAAKKIHASFCS; from the exons ATGTCGGCCGGGCAGATCGCACCGGCAGATCAAGTGTGCTACGTGCACTGCAACTTCTGCAACACAGTGCTTGCG GTGAGTGTCCCGGGGAACAGCATGCTTAGCATAGTAACCGTTCGGTGTGGGCACTGCACAAATCTACTGTCAGTGAACCTGAGAGGAGTGATGCACTCACAAGTCCCTCCTGCAACACAAGATCACCATCTTCAG GAGAATGTGAGCAGGGTGAGCATCAACGGCTTCATGCGTGATCAAGCAACTGGCGTTGCCCATTCAGATGATCATTTGGGTGGTTCTTCTTCGTCGACGAACAAACTCCGGCTGCCCATGATGATGTTCTCTCAGCAGAACGACCTGCTGCACGAACAAACGCTGCACGCACGCC CCCCGGAGAAGAGGCAGCGTGTTCCATCTGCGTACAACAGATTCATCAA GGAAGAGATACGAAGGATCAAAGCAAACAACCCCGACATTAGCCACCGGGAAGCCTTCAGTACAGCGGCAAAGAAC TGGGCACATTACCCTAACATCCATTTCGGGCTACACCCTGGCCACGACGGTGGCAGCAAGAAGCTCGCCGTCGACGTTGACGCACCGGCTGCAAAGAAGATCCATGCTAGTTTCTGCTCATAG
- the LOC124653278 gene encoding protein YABBY 6-like isoform X2 codes for MSAGQIAPADQVCYVHCNFCNTVLAVSVPGNSMLSIVTVRCGHCTNLLSVNLRGVMHSQVPPATQDHHLQENVSRVSINGFMRDQATGVAHSDDHLGGSSSSTNKLRLPMMMFSQQNDLLHEQTLHARPAPEKRQRVPSAYNRFIKEEIRRIKANNPDISHREAFSTAAKNWAHYPNIHFGLHPGHDGGSKKLAVDVDAPAAKKIHASFCS; via the exons ATGTCGGCCGGGCAGATCGCACCGGCAGATCAAGTGTGCTACGTGCACTGCAACTTCTGCAACACAGTGCTTGCG GTGAGTGTCCCGGGGAACAGCATGCTTAGCATAGTAACCGTTCGGTGTGGGCACTGCACAAATCTACTGTCAGTGAACCTGAGAGGAGTGATGCACTCACAAGTCCCTCCTGCAACACAAGATCACCATCTTCAG GAGAATGTGAGCAGGGTGAGCATCAACGGCTTCATGCGTGATCAAGCAACTGGCGTTGCCCATTCAGATGATCATTTGGGTGGTTCTTCTTCGTCGACGAACAAACTCCGGCTGCCCATGATGATGTTCTCTCAGCAGAACGACCTGCTGCACGAACAAACGCTGCACGCACGCC CAGCCCCGGAGAAGAGGCAGCGTGTTCCATCTGCGTACAACAGATTCATCAA GGAAGAGATACGAAGGATCAAAGCAAACAACCCCGACATTAGCCACCGGGAAGCCTTCAGTACAGCGGCAAAGAAC TGGGCACATTACCCTAACATCCATTTCGGGCTACACCCTGGCCACGACGGTGGCAGCAAGAAGCTCGCCGTCGACGTTGACGCACCGGCTGCAAAGAAGATCCATGCTAGTTTCTGCTCATAG